GGATTTCATTTCACTGGAAAATAAACGAAAGCTTTCATAAGGAAACCATTGCAAAAATGTTGCTTACCCTTGATTAATTTCATTGTTGTTAGCAGAATCGTGCGGTATTTGGTATTCGGCGTTTGCTTGATCTTTCACTCTGTCAATGTCATCGAGTTTTGTTGATTCGTTTGTTGGCTTTTCCTGTTTAGCTACCTCCTCAGCTTTATGAATGCGTTCGTGCAATGACAATTTATACTTCTTAGTGTACCCTTTGCCACACACTTCGCACTCATACCGAATTCCCATGTGAGTTGATTTGTGTTGGTTTAGGTTATTGAAAGCGGCAAAAGTTTTTTCGCATATATTGCATTGATACGGCCGATCTCCTGTATGCATATTTTTATGGTCTTTCAAATGCGATCTGTGCAAGAATCCTTTGCCGCACACGTCACACGTATGTTTATAGTCACCCGTGTGTATGGGTTTGTGTGCAGTTAGATGTTTCCCACTGACAAAACCTTTTCCACATACAGTGCACTGGTAAGGCCGCTCACCGGTATGAACATGCTTGTGGTCTTGCAAGCGTATTTTGTAACTGAATCCTTTGCCACACACATCACACTTAAACTTATAATTACCCGTGTGTATGGGCTTGTGTGCACTTAGTTCAGTCACAGTGACAAAACTCTGTTCACATACGGTGCATTTGAATGGTCGCTCGCCTGTGTGATGGTGCATATGTCGGTTGAGATTCGACTGAGAATGGAAATTTTTTCCACATTCAGTGCATGTGTACAACCGCTCACCGGTATGAATATTGAGGTGGCGCTTTAATATATCATTGTTAGCAAATCCTTTGCCACATACATTACATGTGAACGGTTTTTCCCCTGTATGGACCGTCATATGCCTATTTATGTGACTCTTAAAACTAAAGCTTTTCCCGCAAATATCACAATTAAATATCCGCTGGCCTTCATGCAACGAGACGTTTTTGTTATTAGTATTCTTGTTGACAAATTGTTTGTCACCAGTCTGACGTTTGCGTTGATTTGAAGAATCTTTTGTTAGAAGGGAAGATGCTACTGAGCTACTGCTGGGCTGTTCTTCTCCCTTTAGTATGACATCCAATAACCGGTTGGATTTCATGTTTTTGACAAAAACAAAAGgatttctctaaaaataagatatCAGAAACCATGAATTCTAATCACAACAGAAagcaatcgacttaccttcggaTGATGTTGCTGCAGCTACCAAACAGTGgtgccagatagtagtagtaTCCTTTCCGTAGATTGACATTTTTTCTCGGAAGCTTTCGCAGTGCAAAGCTTTTATTTGCTCGACAGACAGTAGTTTTccgttaaaaaattcaaatttccaaagatttccgtagaaaaaatccaatcCGCAGGTCCGTAGAAAATCTTCGGATCCGTAAATCTACGGAGATTtttgtagatctgacatcgctgctaCCTAAACCGTGCGTAtgttagggatgtcgtaatatcgatcgatttattgagtaatcgattaattacTCTGATAATCGAGTAAAATTGGATCGATTAGTTTAGAACTATTAATCAATTGTTGAACTAATCGAGAATTCTAAAAAAACTCTACGAAGCCTCAcacggaaccccaaaacaacctaattttaagtacattccattTCAGGTAAAGTGCTCTACACAAacattttaccgaattttcaacagctgaccgTTCGGTAATTCGATTGATTGCTGAGCGTTCGGTAATGGAAATTTTGTTgacctgtcaaacaactactgaaaattcagtaaattcaactAACGAACGAttcgttttttttagttttggatgaaattaaaatgaaaaatcaattcaaaaggttttcggattttccaaataaatacAGCTTTTTATTCATTGATTACGCTTTTCTGTTTTGGAAATGtgtatttctttatttttcactGCAAAGTGTGAAAAAAATTAGCTCCAGTCGTTATTTGGCAAATACCCAAACTTAAAATGTGTTTGAGTTCATCCAGCGTACTATTTTCTTCGTCATTGATTTCAACGTCGAAGTTTAAGGTTTCATGCTGCTCATCTGCAGGTGAGAAAACGTTCACTGTTTCCGAAAAAAGTGGACATTTCTGTCGGATGTTTTTCAATTAAATGTCGCTTCAAGGAATAAAAAATTAGCATAGCGCGCATTGCATTTCCGAACAGTTAGACGCTGAGGAGTGTAATTTTTTCATGTGGTTATTTACGTGTCGATGTGATTCAGACACATAACCGGGGATATTCTCCCCGGGGCAGTAAAAACATGTTacctgaaaaatttaaatattggtaaatTGAAGAATActaattgaaaatttcaaaaagacgTCCGTCTTCCTCCTGTAACCGCTGAATTACCGGTTCCATGTTCACTCGATAAATCAATTTCTTAGAATGATTTCAATTTTACGCGTTTAAAATTCTCAAAATAGTtattgtttgacagttagttttcgttGGTTTTTATATTTACCGAAGTTCGGTAATCGAAAATTATTTTACAGTGCGGACGGTATGTTTATTACCGTACTCGTCGACTATTCATATTTACCGTATCAGTTGTGGTTttttttaaggccatcgtccaagtaccacgcgcgggtggttttaggaaattttcgatggaaattttgaaaaatttgagaaaacaaaaaaaaaagacctttggaatatttttatctatctacagggtgaaaatggctggaaaattcggaggattttccgagtcttatcaaaaatagcactgaagtgtttttgtgatctttcacaattatctggaaaaataatgcgatgacataaattttttttttttttttcaaataaaccttatgatggatacaaagattacattcggacacatttttggaaaaccttttcacgcttttcatagaaaattcacgaatttcaaaaattttcacgaaatcggttatatgaaattcgttgattttccatgaaaagcgtgaaaaggttttccaaaaatgtttccgaatgtgatccttgttgccagcataaggtttttttgaaaaaaaaaaaatatcattccatcgaatttttttttcaaataattgtgaaaaattacaaaaaaaaaagctcattttttcagtgccatttttgataagactc
This genomic window from Malaya genurostris strain Urasoe2022 chromosome 1, Malgen_1.1, whole genome shotgun sequence contains:
- the LOC131426404 gene encoding zinc finger protein 62 homolog — translated: MKSNRLLDVILKGEEQPSSSSVASSLLTKDSSNQRKRQTGDKQFVNKNTNNKNVSLHEGQRIFNCDICGKSFSFKSHINRHMTVHTGEKPFTCNVCGKGFANNDILKRHLNIHTGERLYTCTECGKNFHSQSNLNRHMHHHTGERPFKCTVCEQSFVTVTELSAHKPIHTGNYKFKCDVCGKGFSYKIRLQDHKHVHTGERPYQCTVCGKGFVSGKHLTAHKPIHTGDYKHTCDVCGKGFLHRSHLKDHKNMHTGDRPYQCNICEKTFAAFNNLNQHKSTHMGIRYECEVCGKGYTKKYKLSLHERIHKAEEVAKQEKPTNESTKLDDIDRVKDQANAEYQIPHDSANNNEINQGEMKSRQHLDVRSNKKTHQCQICDKHFSSNSKLNSHVLLHEDKRSFSCDICGKNYNLKAHLSRHMAIHTGAKRFTCDVCGEKFRGNRALELHKTIHTGKLPYECTVCGKKYTSIVQLSTHSSTHTDYNKYKCDVCGKGFEKKILLKDHKISHAGERPYQCTVCGSNFVGSKQLSAHQSIHTGDYRYTCDVCGKGFVQRSQFKDHKNNHTGERPYQCPVCGKKFGTKNVLSQHKYVHTDRHKCEVCDKAFSTKFYLKLHTNTHTNEQSMNSSATNEITKLNDNDKVNEHSRANLSRDAPDFVSYNKTSAIC